TGTGCAATTTCTTTAATCTCTTCAACACGAGTAAAGCGCCGGCTGCCACCCAGCGGACTCCAGGGCAAAAAGGTTAAATTTTCACGTTCGCAATACTCTAGTACACCGTCAATTTCAGGTTGCCGGTTCCAAGGGTTGTACTGATTTTGTACCGAGACAATTTCAACCAAATCACGAGCGCGCTTAATTTGCTCGACTGAAAAGTTAGAGACACCGACGTAGCGAATTTTGCCGGCTTCTACCGCTTCTTTAGCCGGCGCGAGGGCTTCCTCAATTGTGTAGTCTGGATCAGGCGCATGATACTGCCAAACATCAATAGGTTTTTCCCCACCCAGCGCTTCAAAACTGATGCGAATTGTCTCCCGCAAATGGTCAGGATTGCCGTTGCGCGCCCAATTGCCACCGTGACGCATCAAACCGCCTTTCGTGGCAACAATCACCTTGCTCGTATCACCGGCATATTGCTGCAGCGCCTTAGCAATGAGTTGTTCGTTGTGATGTTTATCAGATTCGTCTTTACAGTAAGAGTCAGCGGTATCAATCAGCGTAACACCGAGGTCGAGCGCTTTATGGATGACTGCGATTGATTGCGACTCCGGAGGCTTGCTACTTAAAGACATAGGCATCCCACCCAAGCCAATCGCACTGATTTTGATGCCGGTGTTTCCTAGCTGTTTAGTTTCCATTATTCAGATATTTTTATTTCTGACTTTTCTCTTTATATCGTGACAATTCACTTCAAAACTCAATCTTTGGGTAGAGAGACTTAAGTATTTACGTTTGGTAAAAGGTAGCAAGCGTACTTTTCTCAATGGGTGAAAACGTTATGGATGCTACACATTTTCAGACTGCCGGCAGACAAATAGCCATCAGCTCAATTGATGCCTACAAAACCTATATTTCTCCTCGCAAAGGCTTTTCCTGCGCCCATCGAATGCTACACCAGGGCGATTCGTGCTCAGATTATGTCAAACGGATGTTTAGCACAGAAAATTTGATGCCGGCACTACAAATGTCCCGGCAGCGGTTCCGCGATTGTGCCGGTGCCGGCCAGATCCTAAAAGCAACAAAAGCCACCGGAGGGTGTATCATCATTCCCTGTTGCTTGCCAATTTAAGTAAAAAGTAATTTTTTACCTAAAACTGAACCAAAGCACAATGCAACCCCACAGATAAATCATCTATTTTTATCTGTGTTTACCTGTGTACATTTGTGGTTAAAAAACTCCCCTCTTCCTTCACCCTTCACTAACTCGAAGCACTGGTATAAAAGCGCAAAGCAAACCGCCAAAACCTAATAGAAACAAACAATAAAACAGTAGCCAGGATGCCGGCACCTACAATCCAGCCTAACTGCACACGACCCAGCATTGCTTCTGCCGGCACTGTCGTTAAGAAAGCAACCGGCACAACAAAAGTAAAAAAGAAACGATAAGCACTCGGATAAGCCACCATTGGATAGCGACCGGCTTCTAGCAAACCTCTGAGAACTTCCGTAACGTTATAAATTTTGACAAACCAAATACTCATTGCGCCTAGGATAAACCACAGGCTATAAAGGCTGATCATGCCAAAAAAAAGTGGGATAGCACTCAAGAAATAGTTAGTAATATCCAGACTAAGTTTGCTGCCGGCATATCCCAGCAAAATGCCTCCAAAAATTAAATCGGGTAGTCCCCAAGGGGAAACAGTCCGCGCCGAAAGCCAAAACTGGCTGCTAATCGGCTTCAGGAGAACAAAGTCAAGCGTGCCTTGCTGGACATGATCAACGATGCGATTAAGGTTGGGAACGAGAAAGGTTGTCGAGAAGCCTTGGAGAACCGTAAAAACCCCAAGTACCACGAGGGCTTCTTCCCACTTCCAGCCGGCGAAAGAATAGCCGGTGCGGTAGAACAAAAACAGTGCAAAGAAACTGCCGGCAAGGTTGCCCAAACTGCTGAGAGTGGAGAGAACAAAGTTGACTCGGTACTCTAGCTCTGCTGAAATTGCAGCGCTCCAAAACAGCCTAAGTACGTGCAAGTATCGTCTCATCTTAATGTTTAATTCTCAATAAAAAAGCAAAAATTTTATCCCCACTCAAAGGCTAATTTTATTGACCCTTGAGTGGGGAAATCAGGCAAAAGAACTAAGCAATTTTGAAGTTTAACGACACATGATCAAACTGCTAGCAGAAACATAGCCGGCGACAGGAGAGATTACTTGTACCCAGTTGCGGCGTTCTCCACTTTTATCTGGGATAAGTCTGTAACCTTGGAGGAGTGTCAGCCGTCCGCCGGCCGGCACCCCACCTAAATAGGCCGCTGTTTTAGAGGCATCCGCACGAATTGCTAGACCTTGCGGAGCAACACGCCCTTCTACTTGCCGGCAGAGGCTGGCGGTGCTTGGCGGGTTCGTTGGGGGATTCGCTGGCGGGTTAGTAGGAGGATTCGTGCCTACCGGCCCGGAACAGCCCACGAGATTGTTCTGGCTGTTAGGATAGCCGATAGAGGCGTAACCCCTGACAGGAGATGTGATTTCAACCCAGAGGCGGCCATCTGGCCCTGGAATACTTCTGGCACCTTCGGCGAGGGTAACTTGGGTGTTAAAGCCTACACCGCTAACCTGACGGGCGTTAGGGTCTGGTCTTTCGCGAACCGCTAAACCTTGCCGCACATTCACGCGCCGGCAAAGACTTTGTGTAGCCTGGGCCAGTTGTAATGAACTGGGATCTTGAGACAGGATGGGGTCTGCATCCTGAGTGAGATTGGAAGGTGCTGTTTTAGAAACAGCGATGGCGGGAGCGTTCAAACTCCCGATGCCAAGCAAGAGTACGCTAAGCAGTGCCACAGGTTTGCCCCAATGAGCCACTGTTTTCATCCGGTCAACTCCTCATCTAAACACACCGAGTGTGTGTAATTTGATGTATTTATAGCAAAAAAGGCTGTTGTTTTTATCAATTTAATGATAAGAATGCCGGCAATCTTAGCGATGAGTGCTATTCCACCCTTTTTTTTTGAACTAGGGCCGTTCAAGTCACTGTGTTCGCATTTGTCAGAAATCGGGCAAATTTACCCTAAATCTATGGGGTGCAAATATGCCGGTATCCAAGCCTTCAAACATCCTAAAATATTGATAATCCGAGTGTCAGTTGTGTTTGAGGAGCGATTAAACGCAATGGGATCGATCCTGAACCGTGATGACGATTCGCTGGAGTTTTAGGGTAGGTTTTTGGTAAGTTAGTTATAGGAGGGATTGAGCGATTACTCAACTTATCAAATCTTTGCTCATGCAAAACTTAATTATTTTATTTTTAAACCTTGGATTTTGCTACCAAGGAATTGGTCACAATTCTTGTTACACCCAACTCAATTAATTTTTTTAAATTATTAGGGTTGTCAACTGTCCAAGCAATGATATCAATTCCTCGATCTTTACTCGCTTGAATCAGGGACGGGTTGCTAAGCAAAACATCATAAGCGCTAATCATTACGGTGTTGCCGGCACTTGCAGCTTTTTCCAATTGGCTTTGATAGAGTTGAGCGTCTGCAACAATGTAACCCAGCTTTACGTTACTGCACAGGCTGCGAACTTTATCCACAAATACTTCATTAAAAGATGAAATAATGCAACGATCTGCCCAACCTTCATTAACCACGAGTTTAACAAAATCAGAAATAGCTGAGTTTGACCACTCGCAATGTTTTTTAACGTCAAGATAAATAAACTTTTTAATCGATTTAATCGCAATTAAAACTTCTTTTAATGTTGGAATTCGCTCACCGGCATACTCTTCGCTAAACCAAGAACCGGCATCCAGTGCTTTTAACTGTTCTAAAGTTTTCTCGGTAACAGTGCCGGCAGTTCCAGTTGTTCTATCTAACGTTGCGTCGTGGATAACAACTGACACACCATCCGCACTTAACTGAATATCAAACTCTATCGAATCAGCGCCGTGTTGAATTGCAGCCGAGAAAGCTGCCAACGTATTCTCCGGGGCAATCGCAGAAAATCCCCGATGAGCGATTATTTCAATTTCCATGATTTCATCCTCCAGATATACTGCCGACTGATTCTGCCGCAACGCACGATTTTCAGCGGCACTCCAATAAATGGGAAAATAATCAACAAGTGCGGATTTCTCCACTAACCGTTTCTTTTATTTTTATAACGAAATGCTAACCCCTGAAAATCAATCTTCCAGCGATGTCCGTAACACCTTCCGCAAAATCTGGGGATATGACGATTTTAGACCACCCCAAGGAGAAATTGTTGAGACTTTATTGCAACAGCAAGATGCACTAATTGTACTACCCACTGGCGGTGGTAAATCGATTTGCTTTCAGTTGCCGGCACTATTGCAAACCGGCTTAACTTTGGTGGTTTCTCCCTTAGTCGCCTTAATGGAAAATCAAGTGCGAGAATTGCGTGAGCGCAATTTACCGGCAGCGCTTTTGCATAGTGAATTGCCGGCTATTCAACGTAAACAAACACTTCAAGCTTTAGATCGCAATCAATTACGCTTGCTCTACCTTTCGCCAGAAACTCTGCTGAGTGAGCCGGTGTGGACTGTCTTAAGTAAACCTCATTTGCCCATCACCGGCATGATTTTAGATGAGGCGCACTGTTTGGTACAGTGGGGCGAGACATTTCGACCGGCATATCGCCGACTCGGTGCTGTCCGATCAGCGTTGCTCAAATCCAAGCCGGCTGGCGCAAAAATGGCAATTGCCGCTTTCACTGCCACCGCCGATCCTCACGCGCAGAAAACTATCGAGAGCGTTTTGCAACTGCAAAAGCCACAAATTTTCCGGATAAATCCCTATCGCTCAAATCTGCATCTGCAAGTGCAAATTGTTTGGACACCGCGAGGACGGCGGCAGCGGTTATTAAAGTTTATCCAAGCCAGATCGCAGCAGTCTGGATTAGTTTATGTTCGCACCCGAAGGGACAGTGAAGAACTCGCCAAATGGCTAAGCGAACAAGGTTATGCCACCGGCGCGTATCATGCCGGCTTGAGTCCAAATGAGCGAAGAACACTGGAAACTGACTGGCTGAACGATAAAGTTCAATTTGTTGTGTG
The Microcoleus sp. FACHB-672 DNA segment above includes these coding regions:
- a CDS encoding aldo/keto reductase produces the protein METKQLGNTGIKISAIGLGGMPMSLSSKPPESQSIAVIHKALDLGVTLIDTADSYCKDESDKHHNEQLIAKALQQYAGDTSKVIVATKGGLMRHGGNWARNGNPDHLRETIRISFEALGGEKPIDVWQYHAPDPDYTIEEALAPAKEAVEAGKIRYVGVSNFSVEQIKRARDLVEIVSVQNQYNPWNRQPEIDGVLEYCERENLTFLPWSPLGGSRRFTRVEEIKEIAQLAAEKSVSVYCIVLAWLRAKSPCVVPIPGASKISSIEDSVRAGDLNLSTDEVWHIDKATA
- the yidD gene encoding membrane protein insertion efficiency factor YidD, giving the protein MGENVMDATHFQTAGRQIAISSIDAYKTYISPRKGFSCAHRMLHQGDSCSDYVKRMFSTENLMPALQMSRQRFRDCAGAGQILKATKATGGCIIIPCCLPI
- a CDS encoding ABC transporter permease; amino-acid sequence: MRRYLHVLRLFWSAAISAELEYRVNFVLSTLSSLGNLAGSFFALFLFYRTGYSFAGWKWEEALVVLGVFTVLQGFSTTFLVPNLNRIVDHVQQGTLDFVLLKPISSQFWLSARTVSPWGLPDLIFGGILLGYAGSKLSLDITNYFLSAIPLFFGMISLYSLWFILGAMSIWFVKIYNVTEVLRGLLEAGRYPMVAYPSAYRFFFTFVVPVAFLTTVPAEAMLGRVQLGWIVGAGILATVLLFVSIRFWRFALRFYTSASS
- a CDS encoding SH3 domain-containing protein produces the protein MKTVAHWGKPVALLSVLLLGIGSLNAPAIAVSKTAPSNLTQDADPILSQDPSSLQLAQATQSLCRRVNVRQGLAVRERPDPNARQVSGVGFNTQVTLAEGARSIPGPDGRLWVEITSPVRGYASIGYPNSQNNLVGCSGPVGTNPPTNPPANPPTNPPSTASLCRQVEGRVAPQGLAIRADASKTAAYLGGVPAGGRLTLLQGYRLIPDKSGERRNWVQVISPVAGYVSASSLIMCR
- a CDS encoding glycerophosphodiester phosphodiesterase, with protein sequence MEIEIIAHRGFSAIAPENTLAAFSAAIQHGADSIEFDIQLSADGVSVVIHDATLDRTTGTAGTVTEKTLEQLKALDAGSWFSEEYAGERIPTLKEVLIAIKSIKKFIYLDVKKHCEWSNSAISDFVKLVVNEGWADRCIISSFNEVFVDKVRSLCSNVKLGYIVADAQLYQSQLEKAASAGNTVMISAYDVLLSNPSLIQASKDRGIDIIAWTVDNPNNLKKLIELGVTRIVTNSLVAKSKV
- a CDS encoding RecQ family ATP-dependent DNA helicase, with translation MLTPENQSSSDVRNTFRKIWGYDDFRPPQGEIVETLLQQQDALIVLPTGGGKSICFQLPALLQTGLTLVVSPLVALMENQVRELRERNLPAALLHSELPAIQRKQTLQALDRNQLRLLYLSPETLLSEPVWTVLSKPHLPITGMILDEAHCLVQWGETFRPAYRRLGAVRSALLKSKPAGAKMAIAAFTATADPHAQKTIESVLQLQKPQIFRINPYRSNLHLQVQIVWTPRGRRQRLLKFIQARSQQSGLVYVRTRRDSEELAKWLSEQGYATGAYHAGLSPNERRTLETDWLNDKVQFVVCTSAFGMGINKPDVRWVIHFQVPTLLSEYVQEVGRAGRDGKPAQALTLVSEPTGWLDPADKQRREFFANQQRSQYQKAEQLVKKLPLRGEISAVTRKFPDGAIALSLLHCAGQLIWQDPFHYSINLSSSSQSFVQLNAGATQQMTQYLTSRRCRWQFLLEAFGFADEGKSWRCRHCDNCAGSFRSKESR